Genomic window (Methanosphaera sp. WGK6):
GAATTCCACAACTTGGATCATTAGGTAGTGGAAATCATTTCTTAGAGATACAATCTGTTGGTGAAATATATGATGAAGAAAAAGCTAAAGTATATGGAATTGAAAAAAATCAGGTTGTAGTACTTATTCACACAGGATCACGTGGTTGTGGATATCAAATCTGTGCAGATAATCTCCGTGAAATGGATAAAACAGCGAAAAGATTAAAATTAAACTTACCTGATAGACAATTAGCCTGTGCACCTATAGATTCAACAGAAGGACAAAATTATCTTAAAGCAATGGCTGCAGGTGCAAATTATGCATGGACCAATAGACAAATGATACAACATTGGGTTAGAGAATCATTTGAAAACGTGTTAAAACAAGATGCTGAATCACTAGGATTAGACGTACTTTATGATGTAGCACACAACATAATTAAAAAAGAGCAACATAAAGTAGGAAAAATCAATAAAACAGTGTATGTACACCGTAAAGGAGCTACAAGAGCATTTGGACCAGGACGAAAAGAAATTCCTGAAGAATACAGAAATGTAGGTCAACCAGTACTAATACCAGGAACAATGGGAACATCATCATACCTACTTGCAGGAACAGAAACAGCAATGAGTGAAACATTTGGTTCAACAGCACATGGAGCTGGACGAGTACTAAGTAGATCAGGTGCAAAACGTGAATTTACACCAGATGAAATTTCTAAACAATTAGCTGATAAAGGAATTATATTAAAAGCAAATTCACAACAAGTTATAGCTGAAGAAGCACCAAATGCATATAAAGATATAGATTCAGTTGTCAAAACTGCTGATAAAACAGGTATAAGTAAGCTTGTAGCACAAATGAAACCATTAGGCGTTATTAAGGGGTAATTTTTATGATAGGAATTATTGGTGGAACCGGAACTGAATCATTACTAGAAACCTACCCTATAACCAGTGAAACAGAAATAAAAACAAAATATGGTACATCCCCTAAAATTAGTATACTTGAAATTGATAACAAAGAAGTAGCATACATTCCAAGACACAGTGAAGGTCATAGTGTACCACCCCATAAAATAAACTATAGGGCTAATATTGAAGCATTAAAAACAATTAATGTTAATCAAATATATGCTACCAATTCAGTAGGTTCTCTTGATACAAATATAGAACCAGGTAGTATATTAATTCCAGATAATTTTATAGATTTTACTCATGATAGAATTTCAACATTCTTTGACGATGAAGTTGTGCATATTGATTGTACTAACCCTTATTGTGAATCATTACGAAACATATTAAATGAATCTGGTGAAACTCACCCATATGGAATCTATATTGCAACAGAAGGTCCTCGATTTGAAACTGGTGCTGAAATACAGTTTTATAAATTAATTGGTGGTAAAGTTGTTGGAATGACTGGAGTTCCTGAAGTTGTCCTAGCAAAAGAAAGACAAATATGTTATAGTAGTATATGTACAGTGACAAATTATGCTGCATCTATTTCACCTAATAAATTAACAATCACAGAAGTTCTTGATGCAATGAAAGATTGTGAAGAAAAATTAATTCAATTAATTACAAAAACTATTGAAAAAACTAATCCTAAACGAGATTGTGAATGTCAACATATTTTAGATGATGCAATAATATAATATATATAATATAACAAAGAGTTAATTTAAGTTAAAGAGTTTTATAAAAGGAGTTAAAGTATGAGTGATGAAATAATCAAAGAAATTGAACAGTTGAAAAAAGATAAAAATGCTATTATCCTAGCACATAATTATCAACCAAAAGAAATCCAAGAAATTGCTGATTTCGTAGGAGATTCATTAGAATTATGTATAAAAGCTAGTGATGTAGATGATTCAGATATGATTATTTTTTGTGGAGTAAATTTCATGGCAGAAACTGCTGCTATTATCAATCCAGATAAAAAAGTATTATTACCGGATAATAGAGCAAACTGTCAAATGGCAGATATGATTTCACTTGAAGAACTTAAATCAGCAAAAAAAGAGCATCCTGATTGCGAAGTTGTATTATATGTAAATAGTAGAGCTGAAACTAAAAGTGAAGCAGATATTGTATGTACCTCTGCTAATGCAGGAAAAGTAGTTTCAAGTTTAAGTTCTGATGAATTTATATTTGCTCCTGATCATAACCTAGGAGTATATGCGGGAAAAGAATCTGGTAAAACACCAATTATTGTACCAGAGGATGGACATTGTTATGTGCATACAATGTTTAAACCAGAAGACATAGAAAAAGCAAGAGCTGAACATCCAGATGCTAAAATTGTTGTACACCCTGAATGTAATGATGATGTAAGACAATTAGCAGATTATGTTGAAAGTACTGGAGGAATGGTTAGACTTGCAAAAGATCCAGAAATAAGTAAATTAATAGTGGGAACTGAAATTGACCTTGCAACAAGACTTGCAAGAGAAAATCCAGGGAAAGAATTCTTACCTTTAAGAAGAGATGCTTTCTGCTTAACTATGAAAATAATTACACTTGAGAAAGTAAGAGATGCACTTAAAGAAGAAAAATACGAAGTTGTTGTAGATGATGAAATAGCATCAAAAGCTCGTATTGGTATTCAAAGAATGTTAGATTTATCAAATTAGATAAATTCTTTAACTTCTTTTTCACATGTCAAAACTATCTTTTTTTGAAAACATAACTTTTAAATATTTAACTAATTCTATTATATAATAACTTATTAAATTTTACGAACAATAGGAGGTATGCTAATTATATTTAATAAAAATAAACCAAATATTACAAAATCCATTATTTTAGGCATAGTTCTTATAATACTTGGAGTTATCATATTAGTTACTAATCATATTGATTCCTTTGTAACGTCATTATTATGGCCTCTTTTAGAAGGATCTTCAGAAGGAAAAACTGTTCTTTTTTTAGGTTTAATGGGTAGTTTATTAATATTTAGTTCAATCATAAATCAAAACATAGTTTTGAAAGAAAAAATATATGAAAATGAAACATCACATTTAAAATATCTTCGTATAGTACTAATTATGTTAGTTATTTGTGCTATTTTCGGCGTATTTATTGAATTCATAATTAGACAACAATTTGGAGTTTCATTTTTCACAATACTTACTGCAATGGACCCAAATACAAGTACAACCAGCCCTATGCATTCACATGTATATAAATCAATATTAGGTTATGTTTCATATTA
Coding sequences:
- a CDS encoding RtcB family protein: MVGKADLEKIRDCVYEIPSSTRRDMRVPARIYLDEESIKTIDDGAIEQVANVACLEGIQKRSIGLPDIHFGYGFSIGGVAAFAENNGIISPGGVGFDINCGVRLLKTNLTQEDIKPYMKDLTEELFHKIPSGLGSNGIKHLKESEIDDVLLNGAKWAVENGYGWEKDLKFLEENGCMEGADPEKVSTKAKRRGIPQLGSLGSGNHFLEIQSVGEIYDEEKAKVYGIEKNQVVVLIHTGSRGCGYQICADNLREMDKTAKRLKLNLPDRQLACAPIDSTEGQNYLKAMAAGANYAWTNRQMIQHWVRESFENVLKQDAESLGLDVLYDVAHNIIKKEQHKVGKINKTVYVHRKGATRAFGPGRKEIPEEYRNVGQPVLIPGTMGTSSYLLAGTETAMSETFGSTAHGAGRVLSRSGAKREFTPDEISKQLADKGIILKANSQQVIAEEAPNAYKDIDSVVKTADKTGISKLVAQMKPLGVIKG
- a CDS encoding MTAP family purine nucleoside phosphorylase, with the protein product MIGIIGGTGTESLLETYPITSETEIKTKYGTSPKISILEIDNKEVAYIPRHSEGHSVPPHKINYRANIEALKTINVNQIYATNSVGSLDTNIEPGSILIPDNFIDFTHDRISTFFDDEVVHIDCTNPYCESLRNILNESGETHPYGIYIATEGPRFETGAEIQFYKLIGGKVVGMTGVPEVVLAKERQICYSSICTVTNYAASISPNKLTITEVLDAMKDCEEKLIQLITKTIEKTNPKRDCECQHILDDAII
- the nadA gene encoding quinolinate synthase NadA, translating into MSDEIIKEIEQLKKDKNAIILAHNYQPKEIQEIADFVGDSLELCIKASDVDDSDMIIFCGVNFMAETAAIINPDKKVLLPDNRANCQMADMISLEELKSAKKEHPDCEVVLYVNSRAETKSEADIVCTSANAGKVVSSLSSDEFIFAPDHNLGVYAGKESGKTPIIVPEDGHCYVHTMFKPEDIEKARAEHPDAKIVVHPECNDDVRQLADYVESTGGMVRLAKDPEISKLIVGTEIDLATRLARENPGKEFLPLRRDAFCLTMKIITLEKVRDALKEEKYEVVVDDEIASKARIGIQRMLDLSN